In Eriocheir sinensis breed Jianghai 21 chromosome 64, ASM2467909v1, whole genome shotgun sequence, one DNA window encodes the following:
- the LOC126987266 gene encoding uncharacterized protein LOC126987266 isoform X12 — MAGRGCMLGSPSDSTNSPSITQDTSGSSLEGAYVAGLPLLDHLRAWLVSVHQDLSRTLKPRQRNTLIAQLERARVELVYEAPPIGQYRQRQHMVVGVSRLGADRQAVLFPGEEASRRGLLTIAEYFREVHGLTLKYPSLNCVELHPSVFVPVELVRIISIPNMRGANLYWSSPDSTPSPVHGGGGGGGVETSPVEYRCGGGGCFSPSACVYNLYVVTTTTTTTTTTTTTTTNAYKLPMIGTTVSPTNPSTGVHNLCTIANTVSPTNPSTGVHNLCTIANTVSPTNPSTGVHNLCTIANTVSPTNPSTGVHNLCTIANTVSPTNPSTGVHSLSPLTNIHRTSTNISPLSSSSSSFFSPSSLSSFSSSSSSSSFSLTAAPYLPPPPTPHPLKHGFFGLELIMKVEEEEKKEEVEEKEAEEEEKEVKEDEEEEEEEGRRLEERKMEEVEDIEEASRKERGRMRDKGREEEEEEEEEREEEEETRKTGEREQVDKEGRDREEERREMEEEKEDKLRKTGEEKEVEEGREIEEGRQVEEGRKEDKLRKTGEEKEVEEGRQVEEGRKEDKLRKTEEEEEVEEGRQVEEGRKEDNLRKTEEEKEVEEGRQVEEGRKEDNLRKTEEEEEVEEGRQVEEGRKEDNLRKTEEEKDIDKGRKIEEGRKLEGKQMKEGRKEDNLRETEEEKEVEEGGEIEEGRKEDKLRKTEEEKEVDKGRELQKGRKTGRRQMGEEKEEEKLRKTEAETPMKEERNKEERKIGIGRKEEEERDDETETEEEEGAEIDRPQAEEVEEVQHATQVEDAIHVDQGKHFFHIPATLHTWALYSYAENTTNNQLATFLIHLKQAGRTRGVEVAGPVQLRLPAARCQPGHNPLTDLQDLTTTYPGLQMVMVVVPDRYMYGRVKVVGDLCLGVATQCVYPRTVQHPRPAALGSLLAKINAKIGGCQMRGPRVAALPHLAPSLMVMGLHHHKLHHTNAGPAQGRGLMVGAVVASANLSSGQYLTEVQTQPSEDSAIADLTNMTRRLLECLTGQYRRPVPEQIVVYSDGVQKSQVEEERRAVTRGCHLFMASYSPHITWVEVYYRSLRSWPTTPAEPQSRSGFRLRSQHCSGRPFNTFIGSDGKSWLPTYYGITHGPGAIPVGAVERLSAALCHLPATALPKPLPCPLIYAHLAARRCRLHMRTLGENWTLRDYKELQRDVMRLVGVDVTNPVAHQPYYL, encoded by the exons ATGGCCGGCCGGGGATGTATGTTAG GCTCCCCGTCAGACAGCACCAACAGCCCCTCCATCACCCAGGACACCAGCGGCAGCAGTCTGGAGGGCGCGTATGTGGCTGGGCTGCCCCTTCTGGACCACCTGCGCGCCTGGCTGGTCTCCGTGCACCAGGATCTGTCCCGCACCCTCAAGCCCAGGCAGCGGAACACCCTTATCGCGCAGCTGGAGAGGGCAAGG gtTGAGCTTGTGTACGAGGCACCCCCTATCGGCCAGTATCGTCAGCGCCAGCACATGGTAGTCGGAGTCTCACGCTTGGGCGCTGATAGACAGGCGGTTCTGTTCCCTGGCGAGGAGGCATCCAGGCGAGGGCTTCTAACCATCGCTGAGTACTTCCGAGAGGTACACGGCCTCACCTTGAAGTACCCCAGCCTGAACTGTGTCGAACTGCACCCTAGTGTGTTTGTGCCTGTGGAG CTTGTGAGGATCATATCTATCCCCAACATGCGGGGTGCCAACCTCTACTGGTCCTCCCCCGACTCCACTCCTTCCCCtgtccatggtggtggtggtggtggaggggtggagacaTCACCAGTGGAGTATAGATGTGGAGGGGGTGGTTGTTTCTCTCCAAGTGCTTGTGTCTATAACTTGtatgttgttactactactactactactactactactactactactactactaccaatgccTATAAGTTGCCTATGATTGGTACTACTGTCTCTCCTACTAACCCTTCTACTGGTGTCCATAACTTGTGTACCATTGCTAATACTGTCTCTCCTACTAACCCTTCTACTGGTGTCCATAACTTGTGTACCATTGCTAATACTGTCTCTCCTACTAACCCTTCTACTGGTGTCCATAACTTGTGTACCATTGCTAATACTGTCTCTCCTACTAACCCTTCTACTGGTGTCCATAACTTGTGTACCATTGCTAATACTGTCTCTCCTACTAACCCTTCTACTGGTGTCCATAGCCTGTCCCCTCTTACTAACATCCATAGAACTTCTACtaacatctctcctctctcctcctcctcttcttcattcttctctccttcctccttgtcctccttctcctcctcttcctcttcctcctccttctccctcactgcTGCCCCctatcttccccctccccccacaccccacccctTGAAGCATGGATTCTTTGGCTTGGAGCTgataatg aaggtggaagaagaggagaagaaggaggaggtggaagaaaaagaagcggaggaggaagagaaggaggtgaaagaagatgaagaggaggaggaggaggaaggaagaagattagaagaaaggaaaatggaagaggtggaagacatTGAAGAGGcaagcaggaaggagagaggaagaatgagagataaaggaagagaggaggaggaggaggaggaggaggaaagagaagaagaggaggaaacaaggaagacaggagagagagaacaggtggacaaagagggaagagacagagaggaagaaagaagagagatggaagaggaaaaagaagacaaattaaGAAAgacgggagaagaaaaggaggtggaggaaggaagagaaattgaggaaggaagacaagtggaagagggaagaaaagaagacaaattgagaaagacaggagaagaaaaggaggtggaggaaggaagacaagtggaagagggaagaaaagaagacaaattgagaaagacagaagaagaagaggaggtggaggaaggaagacaagtggaagagggaagaaaagaagacaatttgagaaagacagaagaagaaaaggaggtggaggaaggaagacaagtggaagagggaagaaaagaagacaatttgagaaagacagaagaagaagaggag gtggaggaaggaagacaagtggaagagggaagaaaagaagacaatttaagaaagacagaagaagaaaaggacattgataaaggaagaaaaattgaggaaggaagaaaattagaaggaaaacagatgaaagagggaagaaaagaagacaatttgagagaaacagaagaagaaaaggaggtggaggaaggaggagaaattgaggaaggaagaaaagaagacaaattgagaaaaacagaagaagaaaaggag gttgataaaggaagagaattgcagaaaggaagaaaaaccggAAGAAGacaaatgggagaagaaaaagaagaggaaaaactacGAAAGACAGAAGCAGAAACAccgatgaaagaagaaagaaataaagaagaaaggaaaattggaataggaagaaaggaggaagaggagagagatgatgaaacagagacggaagaagaagaaggagcggAAATAGATCGACCACAAgcggaagaagtggaggaggtacAACACGCAACACAGGTGGAAGACGCAATACACGTGGATCAAGGCAAACACTTCTTCCACATCCCTGCCACACTCCACACCTGGGCGCTCTATAGCTATGCCGagaacaccaccaacaaccaacTAGC TACCTTCCTGATCCACCTCAAACAAGCCGGGCGGACCAGGGGCGTGGAGGTGGCCGGGCCTGTCCAGCTCCGATTGCCCGCTGCCCGCTGTCAACCAGGTCACAACCCCCTGACGGACCTGCAGGACCTAACCACAACCTACCCTGGCctgcagatggtgatggtggtggtgccggaCAGATATATGTATG GTCGGGTCAAGGTGGTGGGTGACCTGTGCCTGGGGGTGGCGACGCAGTGTGTGTACCCCAGGACAGTGCAACACCCCCGCCCGGCCGCCCTCGGAAGTCTGCTCGCCAAGATCAACGCTAAAATTGGAGGCTGCCAGATGAGGGGTCCACGCGTTGCCGCActgcct CACCTAGCCCCGTCCCTTATGGTGATGGGGCTGCACCACCACAAGCTCCACCACACCAATGCCGGGCCAGCGCAGGGAAGGGGGCTGATGGTGGGGGCAGTGGTGGCGTCGGCAAACCTCAGCAGCGGGCAATACTTGACAGAGGTTCAAACACAGCCAAGTGAGGACTCCGCCATCGCTGACCTCACCAATAtgacccg tCGCCTGCTGGAGTGTCTGACGGGGCAGTACAGGCGACCAGTGCCGGAGCAGATTGTAGTGTACAGTGACGGGGTACAGAAGAGCCaggttgaggaggagaggagggccgTCACGAGGGGCTGCCACCTCTTCATGGCCAGCTACTCCCCGCACATCACCTGGGTGGAGGTCTACTATAGATCGCTGcggag CTGGCCAACCACCCCTGCCGAACCCCAATCAAGGTCTGGGTTCCGTCTGAGAAGCCAGCATTGCAGCGGAAGACCATTCAACACCTTCATCGGC AGTGACGGGAAATCCTGGCTGCCGACCTACTATGGGATTACGCATGGGCCCGGTGCCATTCCTGTAGGGGCCGTTGAGCGCCTATCCGCGGCCCTGTGCCACCTCCCCGCCACAGCCCTGCCCAAGCCGCTGCCCTGCCCTCTCATCTATGCCCATCTAGCAGCAAGGAG GTGCCGGCTACACATGAGGACCCTGGGGGAGAACTGGACACTGAGGGACTACAAGGAACTCCAGAGGGATGTCATGCGCCTGGTGGGAGTGGACGTGACCAACCCTGTGGCACACCAACCCTACTATTTGTGa
- the LOC126987266 gene encoding uncharacterized protein LOC126987266 isoform X7, whose protein sequence is MAGRGCMLGSPSDSTNSPSITQDTSGSSLEGAYVAGLPLLDHLRAWLVSVHQDLSRTLKPRQRNTLIAQLERARVELVYEAPPIGQYRQRQHMVVGVSRLGADRQAVLFPGEEASRRGLLTIAEYFREVHGLTLKYPSLNCVELHPSVFVPVELVRIISIPNMRGANLYWSSPDSTPSPVHGGGGGGGVETSPVEYRCGGGGCFSPSACVYNLYVVTTTTTTTTTTTTTTTNAYKLPMIGTTVSPTNPSTGVHNLCTIANTVSPTNPSTGVHNLCTIANTVSPTNPSTGVHNLCTIANTVSPTNPSTGVHNLCTIANTVSPTNPSTGVHSLSPLTNIHRTSTNISPLSSSSSSFFSPSSLSSFSSSSSSSSFSLTAAPYLPPPPTPHPLKHGFFGLELIMKVEEEEKKEEVEEKEAEEEEKEVKEDEEEEEEEGRRLEERKMEEVEDIEEASRKERGRMRDKGREEEEEEEEEREEEEETRKTGEREQVDKEGRDREEERREMEEEKEDKLRKTGEEKEVEEGREIEEGRQVEEGRKEDKLRKTGEEKEVEEGRQVEEGRKEDKLRKTEEEEEVEEGRQVEEGRKEDNLRKTEEEKDIDKGRKIEEGRKLEGKQMKEGRKEDNLRETEEEKEVEEGGEIEEGRKEDKLRKTEEEKEVDKGRELEKGRKFEGRQMEEGRKEDNLRETEEEKEVEEGGEIEEGRKEDKLRKTEEEKEVDKGRELQKGRKTERRQMGEEKEDNLRKTEEGTKVDKGRELQKGRKTGRRQMGEEKEEEKLRKTEAETPMKEERNKEERKIGIGRKEEEERDDETETEEEEGAEIDRPQAEEVEEVQHATQVEDAIHVDQGKHFFHIPATLHTWALYSYAENTTNNQLATFLIHLKQAGRTRGVEVAGPVQLRLPAARCQPGHNPLTDLQDLTTTYPGLQMVMVVVPDRYMYGRVKVVGDLCLGVATQCVYPRTVQHPRPAALGSLLAKINAKIGGCQMRGPRVAALPHLAPSLMVMGLHHHKLHHTNAGPAQGRGLMVGAVVASANLSSGQYLTEVQTQPSEDSAIADLTNMTRRLLECLTGQYRRPVPEQIVVYSDGVQKSQVEEERRAVTRGCHLFMASYSPHITWVEVYYRSLRSWPTTPAEPQSRSGFRLRSQHCSGRPFNTFIGSDGKSWLPTYYGITHGPGAIPVGAVERLSAALCHLPATALPKPLPCPLIYAHLAARRCRLHMRTLGENWTLRDYKELQRDVMRLVGVDVTNPVAHQPYYL, encoded by the exons ATGGCCGGCCGGGGATGTATGTTAG GCTCCCCGTCAGACAGCACCAACAGCCCCTCCATCACCCAGGACACCAGCGGCAGCAGTCTGGAGGGCGCGTATGTGGCTGGGCTGCCCCTTCTGGACCACCTGCGCGCCTGGCTGGTCTCCGTGCACCAGGATCTGTCCCGCACCCTCAAGCCCAGGCAGCGGAACACCCTTATCGCGCAGCTGGAGAGGGCAAGG gtTGAGCTTGTGTACGAGGCACCCCCTATCGGCCAGTATCGTCAGCGCCAGCACATGGTAGTCGGAGTCTCACGCTTGGGCGCTGATAGACAGGCGGTTCTGTTCCCTGGCGAGGAGGCATCCAGGCGAGGGCTTCTAACCATCGCTGAGTACTTCCGAGAGGTACACGGCCTCACCTTGAAGTACCCCAGCCTGAACTGTGTCGAACTGCACCCTAGTGTGTTTGTGCCTGTGGAG CTTGTGAGGATCATATCTATCCCCAACATGCGGGGTGCCAACCTCTACTGGTCCTCCCCCGACTCCACTCCTTCCCCtgtccatggtggtggtggtggtggaggggtggagacaTCACCAGTGGAGTATAGATGTGGAGGGGGTGGTTGTTTCTCTCCAAGTGCTTGTGTCTATAACTTGtatgttgttactactactactactactactactactactactactactactaccaatgccTATAAGTTGCCTATGATTGGTACTACTGTCTCTCCTACTAACCCTTCTACTGGTGTCCATAACTTGTGTACCATTGCTAATACTGTCTCTCCTACTAACCCTTCTACTGGTGTCCATAACTTGTGTACCATTGCTAATACTGTCTCTCCTACTAACCCTTCTACTGGTGTCCATAACTTGTGTACCATTGCTAATACTGTCTCTCCTACTAACCCTTCTACTGGTGTCCATAACTTGTGTACCATTGCTAATACTGTCTCTCCTACTAACCCTTCTACTGGTGTCCATAGCCTGTCCCCTCTTACTAACATCCATAGAACTTCTACtaacatctctcctctctcctcctcctcttcttcattcttctctccttcctccttgtcctccttctcctcctcttcctcttcctcctccttctccctcactgcTGCCCCctatcttccccctccccccacaccccacccctTGAAGCATGGATTCTTTGGCTTGGAGCTgataatg aaggtggaagaagaggagaagaaggaggaggtggaagaaaaagaagcggaggaggaagagaaggaggtgaaagaagatgaagaggaggaggaggaggaaggaagaagattagaagaaaggaaaatggaagaggtggaagacatTGAAGAGGcaagcaggaaggagagaggaagaatgagagataaaggaagagaggaggaggaggaggaggaggaggaaagagaagaagaggaggaaacaaggaagacaggagagagagaacaggtggacaaagagggaagagacagagaggaagaaagaagagagatggaagaggaaaaagaagacaaattaaGAAAgacgggagaagaaaaggaggtggaggaaggaagagaaattgaggaaggaagacaagtggaagagggaagaaaagaagacaaattgagaaagacaggagaagaaaaggaggtggaggaaggaagacaagtggaagagggaagaaaagaagacaaattgagaaagacagaagaagaagaggag gtggaggaaggaagacaagtggaagagggaagaaaagaagacaatttaagaaagacagaagaagaaaaggacattgataaaggaagaaaaattgaggaaggaagaaaattagaaggaaaacagatgaaagagggaagaaaagaagacaatttgagagaaacagaagaagaaaaggaggtggaggaaggaggagaaattgaggaaggaagaaaagaagacaaattgagaaaaacagaagaagaaaaggag gttgataaaggaagggaattagagaaaggaagaaaatttgaaggaagacaaatggaagagggaagaaaagaagacaatttgagagaaacagaagaagaaaaggaggtggaggaaggaggagaaattgaggaaggaagaaaagaagacaaattgagaaaaacagaagaagaaaaggaggttgataaaggaagagaattgcagaaaggaagaaaaactgaaagaagacaaatgggagaagaaaaagaagacaatttaagaaagacagaagagggaACGAAGgttgataaaggaagagaattgcagaaaggaagaaaaaccggAAGAAGacaaatgggagaagaaaaagaagaggaaaaactacGAAAGACAGAAGCAGAAACAccgatgaaagaagaaagaaataaagaagaaaggaaaattggaataggaagaaaggaggaagaggagagagatgatgaaacagagacggaagaagaagaaggagcggAAATAGATCGACCACAAgcggaagaagtggaggaggtacAACACGCAACACAGGTGGAAGACGCAATACACGTGGATCAAGGCAAACACTTCTTCCACATCCCTGCCACACTCCACACCTGGGCGCTCTATAGCTATGCCGagaacaccaccaacaaccaacTAGC TACCTTCCTGATCCACCTCAAACAAGCCGGGCGGACCAGGGGCGTGGAGGTGGCCGGGCCTGTCCAGCTCCGATTGCCCGCTGCCCGCTGTCAACCAGGTCACAACCCCCTGACGGACCTGCAGGACCTAACCACAACCTACCCTGGCctgcagatggtgatggtggtggtgccggaCAGATATATGTATG GTCGGGTCAAGGTGGTGGGTGACCTGTGCCTGGGGGTGGCGACGCAGTGTGTGTACCCCAGGACAGTGCAACACCCCCGCCCGGCCGCCCTCGGAAGTCTGCTCGCCAAGATCAACGCTAAAATTGGAGGCTGCCAGATGAGGGGTCCACGCGTTGCCGCActgcct CACCTAGCCCCGTCCCTTATGGTGATGGGGCTGCACCACCACAAGCTCCACCACACCAATGCCGGGCCAGCGCAGGGAAGGGGGCTGATGGTGGGGGCAGTGGTGGCGTCGGCAAACCTCAGCAGCGGGCAATACTTGACAGAGGTTCAAACACAGCCAAGTGAGGACTCCGCCATCGCTGACCTCACCAATAtgacccg tCGCCTGCTGGAGTGTCTGACGGGGCAGTACAGGCGACCAGTGCCGGAGCAGATTGTAGTGTACAGTGACGGGGTACAGAAGAGCCaggttgaggaggagaggagggccgTCACGAGGGGCTGCCACCTCTTCATGGCCAGCTACTCCCCGCACATCACCTGGGTGGAGGTCTACTATAGATCGCTGcggag CTGGCCAACCACCCCTGCCGAACCCCAATCAAGGTCTGGGTTCCGTCTGAGAAGCCAGCATTGCAGCGGAAGACCATTCAACACCTTCATCGGC AGTGACGGGAAATCCTGGCTGCCGACCTACTATGGGATTACGCATGGGCCCGGTGCCATTCCTGTAGGGGCCGTTGAGCGCCTATCCGCGGCCCTGTGCCACCTCCCCGCCACAGCCCTGCCCAAGCCGCTGCCCTGCCCTCTCATCTATGCCCATCTAGCAGCAAGGAG GTGCCGGCTACACATGAGGACCCTGGGGGAGAACTGGACACTGAGGGACTACAAGGAACTCCAGAGGGATGTCATGCGCCTGGTGGGAGTGGACGTGACCAACCCTGTGGCACACCAACCCTACTATTTGTGa